Proteins co-encoded in one Marmota flaviventris isolate mMarFla1 chromosome 9, mMarFla1.hap1, whole genome shotgun sequence genomic window:
- the LOC114082056 gene encoding olfactory receptor 4P4-like produces the protein MEIQRNISEFILLGLSDDRNVQIFCFVLFLLCFIALLVGNFVVLISILCSPLFHQPMYYFLSQLSIMDISYTSSVTPKLICDLLEGTQTISYGYCLVQVFTMHFFGSSEIFIITAMAIDRYVAICKPLHYMIIMNRTKCNFLILAAWAGGVAHAFLQLSMTMQLPFCGPNEIDHYFCDIFPLLKIACTDTYVDGIFVIVGSGVILLVIFLILFLSYAIILFNLRNHSAEGRRKALSTCASHISVVVLFFGPAIFSYLRPPTAFSEDKVVALFYTIIAPMFNPLIYTLRNTEMKNAMRKVWFHNLFSKET, from the coding sequence ATGGAAATCCAGAGAAACATCTCAGAATTCATTCTTCTGGGACTTTCTGATGACAGGAATGTGCAAATATTTTGCTTTGTGCTTTTTTTACTCTGCTTTATTGCCCTGCTGGTAGGAAACTTTGTGGTTCTCATATCCATTCTATGCAGCCCTCTTTTCCACCAACCCATGTACTATTTCCTTAGCCAGTTATCAATTATGGATATCAGCTATACCTCCAGTGTTACACCCAAATTGATCTGTGACCTGCTAGAGGGGACTCAAACCATTTCCTATGGTTATTGCCTGGTACAGGTCTTTACCATGCACTTCTTTGGCAGCAGTGAGATCTTCATTATTACAGCCATGGCCATTGATCGCTATGTTGCCATCTGCAAACCTCTCCACTATATGATTATCATGAACAGGACCAAATGCAACTTCCTAATTTTAGCTGCCTGGGCTGGTGGGGTTGCCCATGCTTTCCTTCAATTATCCATGACAATGCAGTTGCCCTTCTGTGGTCCAAATGAAATTGATCATTACTTTTgtgatatttttcctttgttaaaaatTGCCTGTACTGATACCTATGTGGATGGTATCTTTGTGATTGTTGGTTCAGGCGTGATACTATtagttatatttcttattttatttctgtcttatGCCATCATATTATTCAATTTAAGAAATCACTCAGCTGAAGGAAGACGCAAAGCCCTCTCTACCTGTGCATCTCATATCTCAGTGGTAGTCTTATTTTTTGGGCCTGCAATATTTTCCTACCTTAGACCTCCTACTGCTTTCTCTGAGGATAAAGTGGTCGCATTATTTTACACAATCATTGCTCCCATGTTCAATCCCTTGATATATACTTTGAGAAATACTGAGATGAAAAATGCCATGAGAAAAGTTTGGTTTCATAATCTGTTCTCAAAGGAAACATAG